A segment of the Leptolyngbya sp. NIES-3755 genome:
ACTTCAATCTCTTCTTTCAAAACCGTTTGCGGCTCAAAATTTGCTTTGAGTTGAAGGAGTTCAGGACGGGAATAATGCCCCACTGAATCCATCATCCGCTTGCGCTTGGTGATTAAAGAGAAATCGAGATCTGCGATCGCAATTCCCTCTCCTTCAGTAATCGGAGTACAAAGATGATTGCCTTCAGGACTAATAATGGTGGTGTTACAGCCTCCAGTTAGAACTTTCTGAAGCTTCTCATCAGTCGTAATTTGAGCGACTTGCTGTGGAGATAGCCAACCTGTCGCATTTACCACAAAGCATCCAGCCTCTAAAGCATGATGGCGAATGGTCACTTCGATTTGATCGGTGAAAATCTGACCGACCATTGAACCGGGAAACTGAGAACAATGAATCTGTTCGTGTTGTGCCATCAAAGCAAATCGAGCGAGTGGATTGTAATGCTCCCAGCAAGCTAATGCACCGACTCTTCCGACAGAAGTATCGATCGCTTTTAAACCCGAACCGTCTCCCTGTCCCCAAACCATGCGCTCGTGATAGGTTGGCGTAATTTTTCGACGCTTGAGCAACAAAGTACCATCCGCATCATAAACAAGCTGAGTGTTATAAAGCGATCCATTGTCTCGCTCATTCACACCCACCACTACAACAACGCCATAAGAACGAGCAGCACGACTGATTGCATCGGTGACCGGACTCGGAACTGTGACCGCTTCCTCGTACAGACGCATGTGCTCCTTACCCATCAAGACCGGAGGCTGGATAAAAGAGAAGTAAGGATAATACGGAATAAACGTCTCAGGAAAAACGACTAATTGTGCTCCTTCCTTGGCAGCAGACGCGATCGCATCTAATACTTTTTCCGTGGTTCCATCCC
Coding sequences within it:
- a CDS encoding nitrilase (similar to AA sequence:cyanobase_aa:LBDG_30390), producing the protein MTDAKMVRAAAVQLSPVLFSRDGTTEKVLDAIASAAKEGAQLVVFPETFIPYYPYFSFIQPPVLMGKEHMRLYEEAVTVPSPVTDAISRAARSYGVVVVVGVNERDNGSLYNTQLVYDADGTLLLKRRKITPTYHERMVWGQGDGSGLKAIDTSVGRVGALACWEHYNPLARFALMAQHEQIHCSQFPGSMVGQIFTDQIEVTIRHHALEAGCFVVNATGWLSPQQVAQITTDEKLQKVLTGGCNTTIISPEGNHLCTPITEGEGIAIADLDFSLITKRKRMMDSVGHYSRPELLQLKANFEPQTVLKEEIEVRSSEQMSILIPDP